One window of Camelina sativa cultivar DH55 chromosome 4, Cs, whole genome shotgun sequence genomic DNA carries:
- the LOC104784110 gene encoding serine/threonine-protein kinase PAK 4-like yields the protein MSSSSWILEETTLPKLGCLGQGDYGYISLVRTPDGMLMAKKTSLRKYSENLEKELRILHHFNSINFKIVRPTSPLIYHETMPVNVKVSSIYMEVAPHGSLKDMLTKAGGRLPENVVGYCTLMILKGLKDLHQAGYVHCDLRLENILIFKTYTHGELCELKLADFGLSKEPNGPIPLEGSLFEGSPDYLAPEAVGPDRIISPAVDIWSLGVMVVKMLGPPPIVMLRGRVIFLSEVLSSMAFDFVSKCTVRDPAGRATAEDLLSHPFVRQSIGVPPVEMLPVPACLSDGVVQGRFI from the coding sequence ATGTCGTCCAGTTCATGGATCTTGGAAGAGACCACCTTACCAAAACTTGGTTGTCTCGGCCAAGGCGACTATGGCTACATCTCTCTCGTTCGAACCCCTGATGGTATGCTCATGGCTAAGAAAACATCTCTCCGCAAATACTCAGAGAATCTGGAGAAAGAATTAAGGATCTTACATCACTTCAACTCCATCAATTTCAAGATCGTAAGACCCACAAGCCCTCTCATCTATCACGAAACCATGCCCGTCAATGTCAAGGTCAGCTCTATCTACATGGAAGTCGCACCGCATGGTTCACTCAAAGACATGCTAACCAAAGCCGGTGGGAGATTACCGGAGAACGTGGTCGGGTATTGCACACTCATGATTCTTAAAGGGCTCAAGGATCTTCACCAGGCAGGTTACGTCCACTGTGATCTCAGGCTAGAGAACATACTCATCTTCAAGACCTACACTCATGGAGAGCTTTGTGAACTCAAACTTGCTGATTTCGGTTTATCCAAGGAGCCTAATGGACCTATACCATTGGAAGGGTCTCTGTTCGAGGGAAGCCCGGATTACTTGGCTCCAGAGGCGGTCGGGCCAGATAGGATTATCTCGCCGGCGGTTGATATATGGTCTTTAGGTGTTATGGTGGTTAAGATGTTGGGGCCGCCGCCTATTGTTATGCTAAGAGGAAGAGTTATTTTCCTGTCGGAGGTTCTATCATCGATGGCTTTCGACTTTGTGAGCAAGTGCACTGTGCGTGATCCGGCGGGTAGAGCCACCGCAGAGGATCTGCTGAGCCATCCTTTTGTTAGGCAAAGTATTGGGGTTCCACCGGTTGAGATGCTTCCGGTTCCTG